Proteins encoded within one genomic window of Hermetia illucens chromosome 2, iHerIll2.2.curated.20191125, whole genome shotgun sequence:
- the LOC119648235 gene encoding uncharacterized protein LOC119648235, whose translation MNESPQNTSAPPDEKSPRFGKDDNFIPLGFSSPINQRQPEEGDIYPSQRRSFEFFSAKRPTFRNNYRNNRYQPNNRRSNDNKGHQNHHHQPKNNRKNFCEQTPGKRADDDRSYFHPSMLEDPWRNLMANLERRRANSSQTQPPRTQEPSADQSPAQSSDSKED comes from the exons ATGAACGAGTCACCGCAGAATACTTCAGCTCCTCCGGACGAGAAGTCCCCACGGTTCGGAAAAGACGATAATTTCATCCCGCTTGGCTTCAGTAGTCCAATCAACCAGCGCCAACCTGAAGAAGGCGATATTTACCCATCGCAGCGACGCAGCTTCGAATTCTTCTCCGCAAAAAGACCAACCTTTCGAAACAATTACCGGAACAACCGCTACCAGCCCAACAATCGAAGGAGTAACGACAACAAAGGGCACCagaaccaccaccaccagccgAAGAACAACAGGAAAAACTTCTGCGAGCAG ACTCCAGGCAAACGGGCGGACGACGATAGAAGCTACTTTCACCCCTCGATGCTGGAAGATCCATGGAGGAACCTGATGGCGAACTTGGAACGAAGGAGAGCGAACAGCAGCCAGACACAGCCACCAAGAACCCAGGAGCCGTCTGCAGATCAGTCGCCAGCGCAGTCCAGTGATAGCAAGGAGGATTGA